GTAGGTCTGCCACTTGAGGTAAGGCAGCAGCGTGCCGTAGTTGAAGTCGTGCTTGAACATCGCCTGCACGTAACCGCCGCTCAACGAACGCGTGCGGATACGCCGCTGCGCCACGTCCAGCTCCGGGCCGCGGCCCACGGTCCACTCGGCCTGCAGGCCAAACGGCTGCGGGTAATAGATGATGTGCGCGGCCACGCGTTGATCGGTGTAGCCGTTCGGCTCGGTGATGGTCGGGGTGAAGCTGCGGCCACCGATGTTCACCGCTGCCGCCGTCGGCACGAACTTGCCGGCGTAGGCATCGGCGCCCACTTCCAGGTACTGGCCGTTGGCGAGCTTGAACGGGTAGGTGGCGTGCACCACCGCATGCATGCCGTCGTTGCGCTCGGCGCGGTTGGCGCCCTGGCCGTTGTACACACCGGCACCGAGCACGCCGTAGTCGCCCGAGCCCTTCAGGCCGGATTTGACCAGGTCCTGGAAGCGTCCCTTGGCCACCGTGGGGCTGTAGTAGAACACCGCGCCGATGTCGCGTTCGTCGCGCAGGCCGGAATTGAGCGCGTCGGCTCGGTCCAGCGTCAAGCGGTTCTGGCTGGACTGCAGGTTTTCCCAGCCGTAGGGCATCTTCGACTGGCCCACGCGCACGCGGTATTCGCGCTTCTTGTCGAAGAAGATGTCGGCGTAGGCATCGCGCAGCTGCGCGAAGTTGGAGGTGGTCGAACCTGTCGGGGTGCTGGCGAAATCGGGCTGGAAGTACAGCGACACGTGCTCGTTGAGATCGCCGCTCAGCACCAGGCGTGCACGGCGGATGCCCAGGCTCTGGTCATTGCCGATGAAGCGGTCGCCGGGCGCACGCAGGTCCTGCGCATCGCCACCGATGCCCTGGTTGTAGCGGATCTGGGTGTAGCCGCGCAGGCTCAACTTGTCGTACCACTTCTTGGGCGCGTCGCTGGCGGCGGTCGGCACGGGCGCGGCCGCCGGAGCAGGCGGCGCTGCCTGGGCCACGCCGGTGCTGGGCGCGGTGGCCGTGACTGGTGCCGCGGGCGCTTCAGGCAAGGCGGATGCCGGCAGCTTGCCGTTCTCGTCCACCTGCACGAACTTGCCCAGCTTGTCGCGCCCGGGTGCTGGCTCGGCAAAGATCTGCTTGGTCTTGCGGTCGACGTACAGCTCCAGCTCGGCGGCCAGCGTGCTGCCGCTGGCGGTCGCGCTGAGGGCGCACAGGACGGTGGCGAGATTGCGTTTTTTCATGGATCCGGCTCGGCAAGGGGAACTGGGCGGCGGTGGCGTGGCCGGCCCAGGCGCTCCTGCAAGAAGGGCGCGTGCGGCCAGATGCCGGGCACCGTCATGGCGCTCCGCAGTGCTGCCGTAGCAGCGATGGGGTGCAGTTATATTTATGTTTGATGTCAGTTTGGTGACATCGGCAGCGCCATCCGACGGATGACTGTGTCAGCTGCATTTCCGGCAGATGTCAGTGCGGCGGCAGGCGCGGCGCAGTGCGCGCCTGCCCAGGCCGGGCGTCTACTTCCTTGGCGCGATGGCGCATGCGGCTAGCGCTGCGGGATGCGTGACCACGGCCAGGCGGTGCGGAGATACAGCGCTTTGGTGTCGCCTGTGTGGTCGGTAGAGCGCGGAGGGCGCAGGGATGCCCGTCCGATACCGCGCGGCTATCGGATGCAGGGCCTTTGTTCTGGGGGATCATCGGGGTTGGCGTTCTGCGTCTCGGAGCCAAGGATCCCCGCACGACACCATGGCGACCAAGCCTGCACGCCATCGGCAGCGACCGGAGTTGTGTTCCTTGCGCATCGGGCGCAGCAGCGACTCAAGCCACATTCGCTTTCAGTCGGCGCGACAGGCGCGGCCCAGGCATGCCGTCATGCCGGCAGCTGGGCGCCGCCTGCCTGGCGCCCTTCTGGCCGAGTGACCGGCGCGTTCGCTCCGGCTGCGTTGGCGGCAACAGATCTCCGCCGGGCCCACTCACCGTTCGCAGGACCTGCCTGCGAACGGCGCCGGGATCAGCCCGCCGGCTGCGCCGCCAACGCAGCGGCAATGGTGGCGCGCAGCGGGGTGGTGGGGCGGCCGATCAGCTTGCTCAAGGTGTGGCTGTCGTCGAACAGGCTGCCGCCGCCTGCGGACGCCGAGCACTGCGCCAGTACCTGGGCGAAGCCGGCCGGCAGCCCGGCCTGGACCAGGGCCGCGGCATAGTCCGCCTCCGGCATGTCGTGGTAGGCCACCGGCTTGCCCGCCTGCTGCGCCAGCTCGGCGGCGTAGTCGGCCATGCTGAAGGCTTGATCGCCTGCCAGCTCGTAGATGCGTCCGGCCTGCGGTTCGGCGGAGGCCAGTACTGCCGCCGCGGCGGCCGCGTAGTCGGCACGGGTTGCCGCGCTGATCCTGCCATCGCCAGAGCTGCCGATTACCGCGCCGTGCGCCAGTTCCGGGCCGATCGAGCCGGTGTAGTTCTCGGTGTACCAACCGTTACGCAGCAGCACGTGCGGCACGCCGCTGTCGCGCAGCAGTGCTTCGGTGGTCACGTGCTCGCCGGCCAGCGAGAGCGTGCTGGTGTCCGCACGCAGCACGCTGGTGTAGGCGAGCAGGCCCACGCCGGCACGCTTGGCGGCCTCGATCACGTTGCGGTGCTGCTCCACGCGCGCGCCCACCGCGTTGGAGGACACCAGCAGGACCGTGCCGACCCCGGCGAAAGCGGCGTCCAGCGAGGCCGGGTCGGCGTAATCGGCGCGACGTACGCTGATGTCGCGTTTTGCGAATGCCGACAGTGACGCGGTCTCGCGCGCGGTTGCTACGATGCGGCCGGCAGGCACACGCTCAAGCAACGCATCGACGATCAGCGCTCCCAGGTGTCCGCTGGCGCCGGTGACAAGAATCAGGGGGGAGGTGTGTGCCATGATGCGCTCCGTCAGGTATCGATAAGAGGTTTGGTCTAGTATTTAGACCGGAAGTCCAGCGAGCCTATTGTCGGGGTCGTCCCATCCTCCGCAAGGAGGCAGTTTTTTCTCCCCCTGGTTACCGTGAGATGCCCCTGTGAATGCGATTGCCCTGTTTCCGCCGCCGCCGTCCCTGGAAGGGCCGTTCGACGCCACCAAGTGCCCGGTGCGCGATGTGCTCGACCAGATCGGCGACAAGTGGACCTTGTTGATCCTGCTCACGCTGATCCCTGGCCCGTCCCGTTTCAGCGCCATCCAGCGCGCCGTGCCGGATATCTCCAAACGCATGCTCACCCAGACCCTGCGCAACCTCGAGCGCAACGGCATGATCACCCGCAAGGTCTACGCGACCAAGCCGCCGAGCGTGGAGTATGCGTTGGCCAAGCTGGGCGTGGCGCTGCTCGGCCCGGTCTCGCAGCTGCTCAACTGGGCCGGCGAACACCACGCCGACATCCGCACCGCACGTGAGCGTTTCGACCGGGCGCAGACCGCCGGCCTGATGGAAGCCAACGACCCGATCGCCTGACGCTGCGCGTTGCCGCGGTCACGGCGATCGCGGTGACCGCGGTGACCGCGGCAGCGTATGCGCGCGACGCTGGTGCACGCGTCAGGTCGCTCCTGCGATGCACCGGCATGCAAGGCGAACGTTGGACTGGGTGACTTAGGTGTTGGTCCTTCGATAGTGGGCTGCTGGGCGTGTATGCCTCAGCGCTCGTTTGGTCGCCTGCGGCAACGCCGCAGTCAGTCGGCTTCGCGCATCGTTCTGCATGCCGCTCATACCGCTCACACCGCTCTGACCGTGTGATGCCTTGTCGTTGCTGCTGCGCGCCGAGTGCTCGTCCTGGCGCGCAATCCTATGCGGTGGCGTATTGGCGCGGCCGCGACACCTGAGCGGATGGTTGTTGGCCCACTACAGGCACGGCCCAGGCAATCCAGTCGGGCCCACCACCGTTGCACGCGTCGGCAGCAGCGTTGCCGCACGCGCTGCCATCGGCCCGTGAAAACACACTCACAAAGGCGCGCGGCGACTAAACATCATGTTCTGGCTTGCACACCGGCCATCACCACAAACCGTTGCGCTGCAACGTGCAGCGTCATCCGCTATCGCAGCGATCAGAAATACCAATCGAAGCCGACTCAAGCGTAAGCGCCCAAGTCCGATAAGGCGACACCAGCCCGTCGGATTCAGCGCACATGTCCTTAGTCGGTTCCTCCTCACCCGCCGCCCGGCGTACCGCCGGCGTCGCCTTGCTGGCGCTGTGGTGCGGTTGGATCGCCGTTGCCTGGACCACGCCGCAGGCTGCTGCTGCCGGCGACGCCGCCAGCGCCTGGGCGCGCGTGCAGGCCAGCCTGCCGGCGCTGTCGACCGCACCAATGCTGGTCGGCGTCGTGGGTGCCTGCACCTGCGACGGCGCCGCCGATGCACGTGCCTGGGCGTTATTGAGCCAGGCGGTTCGCGCGCGCGGCGGGCGCGTCCAGCAGATCGATGTGCCGGCCCTGCATGGCAGCGGCTATGCGGTGTGGCTGCTCGGCGCCGATGGCCAGCCGCGCTATGCGGGCCCCGCGCAGGGCAGCGCGGTATGCGGGCGTGCCGGTGCGGCAGAGTGGCCGCGTTGGCTACCGCAGGTCCTGGCACGCCCGGCGGATGTCGCGCTGGTGGCACCGTGCGCCTGTGCTGCGGGGGTGTCGGCATGAGCAGCACCGCAACGCACGCACCCACCGCGCAGCTGGCCTCGGGCTACGCCAACCGGCTGGCGATCAAGGCCGACCGTCTCTTTCTCTGGCTCGCCACCTTACAGAGCGCTGGCTCGCTGGCGCTGGCCTGGTATCAGGGGCAGTGGACGCCCTTCCTGGCGGTCACGCTGCCCAGCCTGCTGCTGATGCTGTGGCAGGCGCGCTTCAATCCCGGCACGCGGCTGACCAGTGTGACCACCGCGCTGGTGCTGATGGCCTTGGTGGCTGCCACCATCCAGCAGGCACACGGGCTGGTGGAAATGCACTTCGGCGTCTTCGTGATCCTGGCGCTGCTGTTGTATTACCGCGACTGGCTGCCGGTGGTGGTAGCCGCCGCTGCGATTGCCGTGCACCACCTCGCGTTTTACTGGCTGCAGGCGCGTGGTCTGCCGGTGCAGGCCTTCAGTGCCGGCAGCGGGTTCGGCATCGTCGTGCTGCACGCCGGCTACGTGATTGTGGAAACCGCCTTCGTCTGCGTCATGGCCGTGCAACTGCGACGCCAGCTGGACGCGCTGGACCACGAAGCAGAGGCGCTGGCGCAGCTTGCCGACACGCTGGCCAAGGGCGACGCCTTGCCGCCTGCCATCATGCAGCAGCACTTTCGTGCCGGTTCGCTGGCGCAGGCGCTGGTGCGCATGAGCGCGCAGGTGCAGGAACGCATCACCACGCAACAGCAGCTGCTGCAGGAAAACCGCCGGATTCGCCTGGCACTGGATGCCTCGGCCATGGCTGTGGCCATTGTCGACACGCAGGGCGATGCGATCTACCGCAATCACTCCTTCGCACAATTGAGCGCGCGCAGCGATGCACACACCGTGCAGCAGGCGCTTGCCGAGGCCGCACAGCGGCGTGCTGTCGAAAGTGGCGCAGGTGCGCGCGCGCTGGGCGCACTGCAGCTGCAGGAGAGCGTCACGCCCGTGCACGATCACGACGGCACGCCACTGGGCGTGGTGGTGGAATGGCAGGACCGCACCCAGTCCTTGTTGCTCGAAGCGCAACTGACCACCGTGATTGCGCAAGCCACCCGCGGCGAGCTCGGCGCGCGGCTGCATGGGCATGCGCACGACAGCACCTTGGGCCAGCTGGCCGAAGGCATCAATCGCTTTCTCGCGGTTACCGAAGACAGCTTGCAGGACATGCGGCGCATGCTGGCGGCACTGGCGCACGGCGACCTGTCGCAACGCATCGATCGCCCCTGCGAGGGCGTGTTCGACCACATGAAGCGCGATGCCAATGCCACGGCCGATGCGCTTGCCCGCATCATCGTGCAGATCCGCAGTTCCAGCGGCGCCATCAATGCGGCCACCGGCCACATCCTGCACGGCAACGACGCACTGGAGCAGCAGGTGCGGCGCCAATCGATCACGCTGGGCGAGGCGGCGCAACAGATGCAGGCCGTGCTTGGCACCATGCAGCAGCACAGTGCGCAGGCAGCCGATGCCGATGTGCTGGCTGCCGCCGCATCGGAAGCGGCACGTGCAGGCGGCGACACCATGGGCAAGGCGATGGGCACCATGCAACAGATGGAAGCCGCCTCGCGGCGTATCCAGGACATCATCGCCGTCATCGATGGGTTGGCCTTCCAGACCAACATCCTGGCGCTCAACGCTGCCGTGGAAGCGGCGCGTGCAGGCGACGAAGGTCGTGGCTTTGCGGTGGTGGCCAGCGAAGTACGCGCGCTGGCACTACGCTCCTCCACCGCCGCCAGCCAGATCAAGGCGTTGATCGGCGAGTCGGTGGCGCACGTTGAAGCAGGTGTGCAGCAAGTACGCAGCGCTGGTGCCGGCATGCAGCACATCGTGACCACCATTGGCCAGGTGAGCAGCACGCTGAGCACGATTGCGGTCGCCTCCGAGCAAGAGGCCGGCAGCATCGCGCAGGTGCATCAGACCTTGAGTCGCGTGGATATCGACATGCGCGACGGCGTGCTACGCATGCAGGAGGCCAGCACCGCCGCGCGTGCCATGGGCGACCATGCCGCACAGCTGGAAGATGCAGTGAGCCTTTTTGTGGAAGACGCAGCGCCCACAGCGCAGAGTGCTGCAAGACAGGCACGCCATGCCGCGTGAGCAACGCTGTGGTGGTCTATCACCAACGCGGCGTCACCCGGCAATACGCGGCGTAGGCGGGGCCAAACTGCGCCGCCAATGCGCGCTCCTCCGGCAGGACCTGGAGCCGCGTGATTGCCAGCACGTAGGCACCCACCAGAACCAGGGCGGCGTCCTGCTGCAGCGACACGATCCAGCCGCCCAGCAGCAGCGCATGGCCGAGATACATCGGGTTGCGGGTGTAGCGATGCAGGCCGTGGTTACCAGCTGTGTTGCACGCTGCGGCGCGAGCGGGTTGATCGTGGTCCCGGCGCTGGCAAATGTCAGCTTTGGAAGCACATTCAACGCGATGCCCCCGAGCACACAGGTGCCGGCCATCAACATCCGGCCCGGCAGCGGGAGCGCGATGCCCGGTAACAGCGCTGCCGTGCCGGCGGCGATCACGCCCAGCAGCACTAGCAGCACAGGCGGTGGAACGCGTGTTTCTAGCCGTTGCAGCATCCAGACGCTCTACCGTGCTCAGTGCCGCAGGGAAGCCGGCGGTGACATGCCTGCAATCTTGCGCGTCATCGCTCGGCCGAGGTATCAACTGCCGGAGGCCGGCGTGCCCTTGCGTAATGCGCGCAGCTTGCCGGTGAACCAGGATTGGCTCGGTACCGCCGCTGCCCCGCCACATCGCACCTCGTACGGCTTGCCCGACATGCTGCTCTTGGTCGCAGCAAGTTCGATAAAGGATTCGGTGCTGGTGACCAGGCCCTTCTTCTGCAGGTAGTCGTACTTGCGTTGCAAATGCTCGCTGGCCTTGGGCGCCGAATACCACGACCCGTTGCGCGAGAACTCGCAGTTGGAGTTCTTCAACGCTGCGAACAGTTGGTTGATCTCCCGTGTCGTGGCAGGAGCTACGCCCTGCGCAAACGCCGATCCCGACACCAGCAAGCAGATGAGCCACACTTTATTCTTCATCGTGAATCCATTCGCCAAGCGTTGTTTCGGAAGATGCGAAGCATAGGCCAGATCAGCAGTGCCAGTATCGCTTTGCAGCCGCTGCCGTGCAGCGGGATCTGGCGCGTGGACGGCTGAATGATTGCGTGCGCCCAGAGCCACGGCGTCGCATGGGCGAAGGCTCACAACACCCTGCAGCACTGCGCCTCGGCGCGACCGAAGCTTCGCCGCTCTGATGCGCCGCTCGACCGTTCTCTAGGCAGCGCGTTCGCGCAGCTGGGAGACATTGCCTTCCGGGTCAACGGCATTACAGGCAACGAAGCCAGGGCCGCGCCACTGCGCTGGCAGAATTTCGCCGCCAAGCGCAGCTGCAAGCTCGACGAGCTGCGCGATGCTCGGGACGGTGAAAAAGAACTTGAGCGCGGTGTTCTCACGCCGGTTGGGCGGATCGGCGATGGTGATGGAGGCGGCGATTGCCTCAGGTACGGCATGGATGACAAGTTGCAGCGCGGCTGCGTTCAGCACAACCAATTCCTTGCTGGAATGGATCGCCTGCATACCCAGCACGCGCTGGTAAAAAGCCGCCACACGCTCAAGATCCTTGGCATAGATAAACAGGCCGGAGCTGGCAGCTTGTGACATGGCATGACCTCGGGTCTGGTTGGCAGCGCCTAGTCTGCCCCAACAATGCTCCAGGCAAGAACTAAGAGCGGCTAACAAAACGTAGCGAGCAGCCGTCAGGTGGGTGCGGACGGCGCGGAGGAACCGCAGTGTACGGGGGTACATGCGGATTCCGAGCGCCGGCCGCGCCCGCCTGACGGCTGCGCAGCAGTTTTGACAGCTGCTCTGATTACCAGGCAAAGCTACGCAAAATTCAAGCCTCAGCCCGCTAATAGCTTTGCCTACCGCGACAGCAGAGACGCCGTAAGCAGATGCGGCTCAGGGATCGGCTGGCGTATATCGCAGCAGATCGCTGCCGACAAAGTAGTTGCCGTAGTACTCGTTCTTTCGAAGGCCGGGGTGTGCTGCAAAGTCGATATAGGGCGCAGCGCAGTGTGGGCAGCGGAACGGATTCATATAGCGATAGGCCGACCCATCCGGTGCCAGCGGAAGCCGTTCTTCCAGTGCATGCAGCTGCTCGGGGTCCGGCTCTGTCAATGCGGCCGGACTGCCGGCAATGTGGTCCTCCACCGTGATGGTGTACCTGCCGGATTCCGAGTAGAAATAGCCCGCGTTGCTGAAGCCGGCGTGGTAGGAACGGATCAGGAAAGAACGTTTGCAGTGGTCGCATTCACAGGAAAGCAGTACGTTGCCGCCGGTGACTAGTCCACTGAAGTGCAGACCCCTGGCAAAAAGCCCCTTGCCTGCAAGTGCGGTACTGCTGACGCTGGCGCCCGGCAGGAAGAACGGCTGAAATCTGATCCCGTCTGCGTGCCCATTCGCAAACGCGTCTGGATCGAGCTGCTCGGTCTGGGAAATGACACAGTCTGCCTGGCACCCCAGGTTGGGATGTACGCGAATGGAGAAGTGGAACCATCCTGTTGCAGCACCAAGTTCATGCCGATGCACACCTCCCGCCGAGTCGGTAAATTCCAGGACGCTATCGGCTTTCAACCATGCGGAAGGCTTGATCTCACACGGGACATCACTCTGGCTAATGCGACACAACTCCCGCCCATCGGCACGAACAATCAGTAATGGAGCGGCTTGCTTCTTGAAGATGGAGAACATGCGTTCCTTGACGGTAATGCTGGAATGACAGATTGGAGCGCTGGCGCGAGCGCAGCAGAACAATTTTAGCTCTTCAAAACGTCAGACGCCGCGCTTGCCCTCGACGTTTTCCTCTTGAAGGCCATACCTACACTGGCAGGCGCAGTCAACGCAAAACCGAACTGCTGGTAGAGCTTATACGCCGCACCATCCGCAATCAGGCTGACATACGCAGACGCAGGTACTTCGCGTTCTATGT
The nucleotide sequence above comes from Xanthomonas campestris pv. campestris str. ATCC 33913. Encoded proteins:
- a CDS encoding SDR family oxidoreductase is translated as MAHTSPLILVTGASGHLGALIVDALLERVPAGRIVATARETASLSAFAKRDISVRRADYADPASLDAAFAGVGTVLLVSSNAVGARVEQHRNVIEAAKRAGVGLLAYTSVLRADTSTLSLAGEHVTTEALLRDSGVPHVLLRNGWYTENYTGSIGPELAHGAVIGSSGDGRISAATRADYAAAAAAVLASAEPQAGRIYELAGDQAFSMADYAAELAQQAGKPVAYHDMPEADYAAALVQAGLPAGFAQVLAQCSASAGGGSLFDDSHTLSKLIGRPTTPLRATIAAALAAQPAG
- a CDS encoding winged helix-turn-helix transcriptional regulator, coding for MNAIALFPPPPSLEGPFDATKCPVRDVLDQIGDKWTLLILLTLIPGPSRFSAIQRAVPDISKRMLTQTLRNLERNGMITRKVYATKPPSVEYALAKLGVALLGPVSQLLNWAGEHHADIRTARERFDRAQTAGLMEANDPIA
- a CDS encoding methyltransferase family protein; protein product: MYLGHALLLGGWIVSLQQDAALVLVGAYVLAITRLQVLPEERALAAQFGPAYAAYCRVTPRW
- a CDS encoding OprO/OprP family phosphate-selective porin yields the protein MKKRNLATVLCALSATASGSTLAAELELYVDRKTKQIFAEPAPGRDKLGKFVQVDENGKLPASALPEAPAAPVTATAPSTGVAQAAPPAPAAAPVPTAASDAPKKWYDKLSLRGYTQIRYNQGIGGDAQDLRAPGDRFIGNDQSLGIRRARLVLSGDLNEHVSLYFQPDFASTPTGSTTSNFAQLRDAYADIFFDKKREYRVRVGQSKMPYGWENLQSSQNRLTLDRADALNSGLRDERDIGAVFYYSPTVAKGRFQDLVKSGLKGSGDYGVLGAGVYNGQGANRAERNDGMHAVVHATYPFKLANGQYLEVGADAYAGKFVPTAAAVNIGGRSFTPTITEPNGYTDQRVAAHIIYYPQPFGLQAEWTVGRGPELDVAQRRIRTRSLSGGYVQAMFKHDFNYGTLLPYLKWQTYRGGSKFDTNAPRMRLDEVEAGVEWQPMDALELVFAYSKMKRTDVTTAPYPVVEGDLLRLQLQVNY
- a CDS encoding methyl-accepting chemotaxis protein → MSSTATHAPTAQLASGYANRLAIKADRLFLWLATLQSAGSLALAWYQGQWTPFLAVTLPSLLLMLWQARFNPGTRLTSVTTALVLMALVAATIQQAHGLVEMHFGVFVILALLLYYRDWLPVVVAAAAIAVHHLAFYWLQARGLPVQAFSAGSGFGIVVLHAGYVIVETAFVCVMAVQLRRQLDALDHEAEALAQLADTLAKGDALPPAIMQQHFRAGSLAQALVRMSAQVQERITTQQQLLQENRRIRLALDASAMAVAIVDTQGDAIYRNHSFAQLSARSDAHTVQQALAEAAQRRAVESGAGARALGALQLQESVTPVHDHDGTPLGVVVEWQDRTQSLLLEAQLTTVIAQATRGELGARLHGHAHDSTLGQLAEGINRFLAVTEDSLQDMRRMLAALAHGDLSQRIDRPCEGVFDHMKRDANATADALARIIVQIRSSSGAINAATGHILHGNDALEQQVRRQSITLGEAAQQMQAVLGTMQQHSAQAADADVLAAAASEAARAGGDTMGKAMGTMQQMEAASRRIQDIIAVIDGLAFQTNILALNAAVEAARAGDEGRGFAVVASEVRALALRSSTAASQIKALIGESVAHVEAGVQQVRSAGAGMQHIVTTIGQVSSTLSTIAVASEQEAGSIAQVHQTLSRVDIDMRDGVLRMQEASTAARAMGDHAAQLEDAVSLFVEDAAPTAQSAARQARHAA
- a CDS encoding YfeK family protein, whose protein sequence is MKNKVWLICLLVSGSAFAQGVAPATTREINQLFAALKNSNCEFSRNGSWYSAPKASEHLQRKYDYLQKKGLVTSTESFIELAATKSSMSGKPYEVRCGGAAAVPSQSWFTGKLRALRKGTPASGS
- a CDS encoding glyoxalase/bleomycin resistance/dioxygenase family protein; the encoded protein is MSQAASSGLFIYAKDLERVAAFYQRVLGMQAIHSSKELVVLNAAALQLVIHAVPEAIAASITIADPPNRRENTALKFFFTVPSIAQLVELAAALGGEILPAQWRGPGFVACNAVDPEGNVSQLRERAA